One stretch of Nicotiana tabacum cultivar K326 chromosome 18, ASM71507v2, whole genome shotgun sequence DNA includes these proteins:
- the LOC107820046 gene encoding uncharacterized protein LOC107820046, whose product MNTPALSVRHNHFLHGGATAIPRPRSIATSTSPFRVRMSLQENGPSVAVVGVTGAVGQEFLSVLSDREFPYRSLKLLASKRSAGKSMKFEDRLYTVEELTEDSFEGIDIALFSAGGSISKKFGPLAAQKGTIVVDNSSAFRMDENVPLVIPEVNPEAMAHVKLGSGKGALIANPNCSTIICLMAVTPLHRRAKVKRMVVSTYQAASGAGAAAMEELVQQTREVLEGKEPTCNIFNQQYAFNLFSHNAPVQPNGYNEEEMKLVKETRKIWNDMDVKVTATCIRVPVMRAHAESVNLQFEKPLDEDTARDILKNAPGIIIIDDRASNRFPTPLEVSNKDDVAVGRVRRDVSQDGDYGLDIFVCGDQIRKGAALNAIQIAEMLL is encoded by the exons ATGAACACTCCAGCACTTTCTGTCCGCCACAACCATTTCCTCCACGGCGGCGCCACCGCCATTCCACGACCGCGCTCCATCGCCACCTCCACCTCCCCTTTCCGCGTCCGCATGTCTCTCCAAGAGAACGGCCCATCCGTCGCCGTCGTCGGCGTCACCGGCGCGGTCGGTCAAGAGTTTCTCTCCGTTCTCTCCGACCGTGAATTCCCTTACCGTTCACTCAAACTCCTCGCAAGCAAAAGATCAGCTGGTAAATCAATGAAATTCGAAGACAGATTATATACAGTTGAAGAGCTCACGGAGGATAGTTTTGAAGGGATAGATATAGCATTGTTCAGTGCTGGCGGTTCTATTAGTAAGAAATTTGGACCGTTAGCGGCTCAAAAGGGGACTATAGTGGTGGATAATAGCTCGGCGTTTCGAATGGATGAGAACGTGCCTCTCGTGATACCCGAAGTGAATCCTGAAGCAATGGCGCATGTGAAGCTAGGTTCTGGAAAAGGAGCGCTCATTGCTAATCCCAATTGCTCTACTATTATTTGCTTGATGGCTGTTACTCCTCTTCATCGTCGTGCTAAG GTCAAACGCATGGTTGTTAGTACATATCAGGCAGCTAGTGGTGCTGGTGCTGCTGCAATGGAAGAGCTAGTTCAGCAGACTCGTGAG GTCCTGGAGGGCAAAGAACCAACTTGCAATATCTTTAATCAGCAG TATGCTTTTAATCTTTTCTCACATAATGCACCTGTTCAACCCAATGGATATAACGAAGAGGAAATGAAGCTGgtcaaagaaacaagaaaaatatGG AATGACATGGATGTCAAGGTTACTGCAACATGTATACGTGTTCCTGTTATGCGTGCACATGCTGAGAGCGTGAATCTTCAATTTGAGAAGCCCCTTGATGAG GATACTGCAAGGGATATCcttaaaaatgcaccaggtataATTATCATTGATGATCGTGCAAGTAATCGTTTTCCAACCCCACTTGAAGTTTCCAATAAGGATGATGTTGCAGTTGGGAGAGTACGCCGCGATGTTTCCCAAGATGGAGATTATGG GCTGGACATCTTTGTTTGTGGTGATCAAATACGCAAGGGAGCCGCCCTTAATGCCATCCAGATTGCAGAGATGCTGTTGTAG
- the LOC107820045 gene encoding SEC14 cytosolic factor yields MDTNEEIALTQMRKSVEKLGSSTEGYGEQTLMRFLIARSMDPQKAAKMFSQWQKWRAEMVPIGYISDSEVADELEAKKIYLQGLSKNGHPVMIVKVNKHFSSKDQVQFKKFVVHLLDKTIASSFNGREIGNEKLIGILDLQNITYSNVDTRGLITGFQFLQAYYPERLATCYLLHMPQFFVTVWRFVCRFLEKATQEKIRIVRSEEERENFIREVGEDVLPEEYGGRAKIVLLQDVAVNY; encoded by the exons ATGGACACAAATGAAGAAATAGCATTGACCCAAATGAGGAAATCAGTTGAAAAGCTTGGTTCTTCCACTGAG GGTTATGGAGAGCAGACACTAATGAGGTTCTTGATTGCAAGATCAATGGACCCACAAAAAGCTGCAAAGATGTTTAGTCAGTGGCAAAAATGGAGGGCAGAAATGGTTCCAATTGGGTACATCTCCGATTCTGAAGTTGCTGATGAATTAGAAGctaaaaaaatttatttgcaGGGATTATCCAAAAATGGGCACCCTGTTATGATTGTCAAAGTTAACAAGCATTTTTCTTCCAAGGATCAAGTTCAATTCAAAA AATTCGTGGTTCATCTACTAGACAAAACAATTGCAAG CTCTTTCAATGGTAGAGAAATAGGAAATGAAAAACTTATTGGAATTCTTGATCTCCAGAATATTACCTATAGCAATGTTGATACTCGTGGATTAATCACTGGTTTTCAGTTTTTACAG GCTTACTACCCTGAGCGTTTAGCTACTTGTTACCTTTTACACATGCCACAGTTCTTTGTCACTGTATGGCGATTTGTTTGTCGCTTCCTTGAAAAAGCAACTCAAGAGAAG ATCAGGATTGTTAGAAgtgaagaagaaagggaaaatttCATCCGAGAGGTTGGTGAAGACGTCTTACCGGAGGAGTATGGAGGGCGTGCTAAAATTGTACTTTTGCAGGATGTTGCTGTGAACTACTAA
- the LOC107820043 gene encoding uncharacterized protein LOC107820043 has product MWIQWMHTYYIKGNTVWNTEPKNASWATQKIFKARNYFANAGLSEEDVQKMEKYSVKQLYKTMQGDFPKMTWRKLVYNNQGQPKWTFILRLAIQQRLSTKEKLARWGIIAEQTCSLCNKENETVQHLFFDCETTRKIWLRLLEWQGIRRPKKSWQEEVTWMAQISKGKSACATVCKMTLAAVVYHILQERNSVIFQKKTRTSNVILRLII; this is encoded by the coding sequence ATGTGGATTCAGTGGATGCATACTTACTACATAAAGGGGAACACGGTATGGAATACAGAACCAAAGAATGCATCATGGGCCACACAAAAGATTTTTAAAGCAAGAAACTACTTTGCAAATGCAGGGCTCTCAGAAGAAGATGTCCAGAAGATGGAGAAATATTCTGTCAAACAACTATACAAAACCATGCAAGGAGACTTTCCAAAGATGACATGGAGAAAACTAGTATACAACAATCAGGGACAACCCAAGTGGACATTCATTCTAAGGCTAGCAATTCAGCAAAGATTGTCTACTAAAGAAAAGCTAGCAAGATGGGGTATAATTGCAGAACAAACATGCTCATTGTGTaacaaggaaaatgaaacagtGCAACATCTATTTTTTGACTGTGAGACAACAAGGAAAATATGGCTTCGACTACTGGAATGGCAAGGTATACGAAGACCAAAGAAATCTTGGCAAGAGGAAGTGACATGGATGGCACAGATAAGCAAAGGAAAGAGTGCATGCGCAACAGTATGTAAGATGACCCTAGCAGCTGTAGTCTACCACATTTTGCAAGAAAGAAATAGTGTGATTTTTCAGAAGAAAACGAGAACAAGCAATGTCATATTACGACTAATCATATAG